The genomic region GGTGTTCACCGGCGGCATCGGTCAGCGCGACGTGAAAACGCGAAGCGAGGTCGTTGGCGGGTGTACCTGGCTCGGCGCGGCGCTGGACGAGGCGTCAAACGGCAAAGGGGAAATGCGGATCGAGGCCTCGGGGTCCCGCCTGCCGATCTGGGTGCTCCCGACGGACGAAGAGCGAGTCATCGCCCGAAGCACAGCGGCGCTCGTTGCCGCTTGAAGAAGTGCCAATTCAATTGAGTGCGGAGGGGACTCCGCGAGGGCGGCCATCTCCGGCGAAGGGCTGCGCGGTGTGACTTGCCCGGCAAGTGTCCTGCTCGAGATAGCTCTTCAGCCATTCGAGCTGTCCTTCCAGCTCGGTCCGCAAAGTGGCCGGCATCCGTTGAAGGAGGAGCGCTTCGGAAGTCTCGCGAATCGCGAGCCGGACGGTTTCCTTGAAGGCGGGCCCGTTGACCTCCCAGAATTTCTTTCGATCGGTATCGATCTGATCCAGCATCCGCAGTCCGACCTCCAATTCCTCGATCGTAAGGGGGGCGGCATCGCTCTCAGCTGCAGGTTCGAGGACGTGGACCGGATTCGGTCGAGATGCCCCTGGACGCCTTTGGGCCGGCTGTCGGTGCGAGTGCGATCGCTTGCTGAAGTGTGATGGGTTGGCCGTAATTCCGTCGGCCTACGGGTGGCCTGCCAGCCGGTCCATCGGGGATTACCCGATACCTTTGGATCATCGTCACCGGATAGGTCGAAGCGTGTGCAGATGGACGAAAATGCCCATGCCCGACGACACGAACAAGCATCGCTCCGCAAGCGACGAGGAGATTGAGCGAGAGATCAGCCAGGCGCGCTCGTTCACGCCGACGGAAGCGATAGCCAGGATGGCAGGCCCCGGCGCAATGAAGGGAGCTTCGCCTGTCTCCCCTGTTCTGCAAGCGGAGACGGAGATCGGAACCTGGCTCAGGAGCAACCTCCCCGATCCCGACGGCGCATTGCAGGCTTCGTTGCATCGCCGCCTGAGGGGAAGCGAAGAGCTGCTCGCCCATCTCGACGCACCTCTCGAAGCATTGGCAGAGCACTGCGAGCGGACATTGTCTTCCGATTACGTCCTGGCCGAGCTCGTGCGCGAAGCCGATGTCGAATGGGGCCGAAGGATGGGCGAACCGCCCCACTTCGCGAGGACTGGCGGCACCGACCCGGGCGATCCCTACACGATCGAGACCGTCCGCGGCGCATTGTCAAAAATGATGACGGAACTCGCCGAGAGCGCAGGGCGATAGGCTTCGTGGAGCCACTGTTCGTCGTCCTTCACAGTCCGCCCGACACCGGGAAGGTGAAGGTCATCGGCATCTATTCCTCCGAACCAAGGGCGCAGGAAGCCGCGCAGAGAGCGCAGGCTTTGCCCGGCTTCGTCGAGGATCCGGACAGCTTCACGGTCCATCGATACGAAATTGACGAAGACCATTGGCCGCGGGGCTTCGTCCGCCTGTGAACCTTTCGATAGCACCCAGGCCGATTTGAAGGTCCGCGGCTTCCCTGCTAGCCGCATCGGCCATGGTCCCTCGCTATTCCCGCCCCGAAATGACCGCGATCTGGTCGCCCGAGAACCGCTATCGCATCTGGTGGCAGATCGAGGTCTTCGCCGCGGAGGCGATGGGCAGGATCGGGATGATCCCCGCCGAGGACGCCAAGACGATCCGCGCTGCGTACGACAGCAACGCCCTGGGCGACATCGACGTCCCGGCAATCGACGCGATCGAAGCGGTCACGAAACATGACGTCATCGCCTTCCTGACCTGGGCCGGCGAGAAGCTGGGCACGGAGAAGCGTTGGCTCCATCAGGGAATGACCAGCTCCGATGTGCTCGATACAGCTCTCGCGGTTCAGTTGAAGCAGGCCGCTGACATCCTTCTCGCCGACCTCGGCCAGCTGCTTGAGGTGCTGAAGCGGCGGGCGTTCGAGCACAAGCTGACCCCGACGATCGGCCGAAGCCACGGAATCCACGCCGAGCCCGTCACCTTCGGGCTGAAGCTCGCGCAGGCTTATGCCGAGTTCGACCGCAATCGCGACCGCCTTGCAGCGGCTCGCGAGGACATCGCCACCTGCGCAATCTCCGGCGCGGTGGGCACGTTTGCCAACATCGACCCGCGCGTCGAGGAGCATGTCGCCGGGGAACTGGGGCTGAAGCCCGAGCCCGTCTCGACCCAGGTGATCCCGCGCGACCGCCACGCGATGTTCTTCGCGACTCTCGGCGTCATCGCCTCATCGATGGAGCGGCTGGCGACGGAAATCCGTCACCTGCAGCGCACCGAAGTGCTGGAGGCGGAGGAGTTTTTCTCGCCCGGCCAAAAGGGCAGCTCGGCGATGCCGCACAAGCGCAACCCGGTCCTCAGCGAGAACCTCACGGGACTCGCGCGGATGGTGCGCTCCTACGCGATTCCGGCGATGGAGAATGTCGCTCTCTGGCATGAGCGCGACATCTCGCATTCGTCGGTCGAGCGCTTCATCGGCCCGGACGCGACGATCACGCTCGATTTCGCGCTCGCCCGCCTGACCGGACTGGTGGACAAGCTGCTCGTCTACCCCGAGCGGATGATGAAGAATCTCGACCGCATGGGCGGCCTCGTCCACTCGCAGCGCGTGCTTCTCGCGCTGACCCAGGCAGGCCTCAGCCGCGAGGACAGCTACTCCCTGGTACAGCGCAATGCGATGAAGGTTTGGGAAAGCGACGGACAGCTGTCGCTCCTGGACCTACTGAAGGCCGATCCGGAGGTGACGTCGCGGCTCTCCGCCTCGGAACTCGAAGCGCTCTTCGACCTCGATTATCACCTGAAGAACGTGGACGCGATATTCGAGCGGGTGTTCGGTCGCGCCTAGTGCGCGTCCTTCGGGGGATTCTTCAGGCTGTTGTAGACCGTCTCCACGAAGCCATCCGGCTTGATGAAGCCGTCGGGCATTCCATAAGGCGCCGCCGGCTTCGAGGCCTGGATTTCAGCGAGGCTGCGACCGGCTTGTATGCCGGCGGCGACCTTGGTGCGGATGTCGACAAGCATTTCCCGATAGGCGGCCAGCTCAGCCCGAGTAGCGATCGGGCCATGGCCCGGCACGATGATCGTTGTCGTCCCTGCCAGGTCGAGCCCTTTGTTCGCGGCGGCTATGGCGCCGTCGATCGACCCACCGGAATCGAGGTCGATGAAGGGAAAGCTGATCTTGTTGAAAAAGGCGTCGCCCATGTGCAGCACGTCGGCCTTGGTCCAGCGGATGAGCGAATCGCCATCAGTGTGGGCGTGGGCGACGTGGACGACCTTCAGGTCGTCCCCGTTCAGGTGGACTGTCACGCCGTCGGAATAAGTGATCACCGGCAGCGCCTCCTTGGGCGAAGCCGCGACCTTGTCTCCGCGGACGACCTGATCGCTCATCAGCCTTGTCCGCACATTGTCCTGAGCCAGTATGACCGCGCCCGCGCGACCGAGATTGGCGTTCCCGCCCGTGTGATCGCCATGCCAGTGGGTGTTGATCACGAAGCGCACCGGATCGGCATCGACGGTTTTTATCGCCGCAAGTATCCTGTCGGTCAGTGGAGCGAACTGGTCGTCGATGACGACATTGCCGTCCTCACCGTAGGACAGGCCAATGTTGCCGCCGGCGCCGAACAGGACAGCAACTCCGGGGGCGAGCTTCTCAACCTTGATCTCGACCTTGGAGAAGTCCTGCGCCGCAGCCGGAGCGGCGGTTAGAGCGGCAAACGAAACCAGAAATGCGAGGCGCATCGAAACCCTCCCGTTGGGAGCACGACTAGAAGATTTGGTGCGCTTGGAAAATCCCGCCGCGTCAGCCGCCGAGCATATCGCGAACGCGGCCGAAAAAGCCTTTCGCCGCCGGGCATTCATCGCCTGTCTCTGTTGAACGAAATTCCTCCAGCAATTTCTTTTGCTTGGAGCTCATTCTTGTCGGCGTTTCTACGATGATTCGAGCGACGAGGTCGCCTCGCCCGCGCCCGTTGAGGACGCTCATTCCGGCGCCGCGCTGGCGTAGCTGCTCGCCCGACTGGGCGCCGGCCGGCACCTTCATCTCCACCTTCGCGCCGTCGAGGCCCGGAAGCGTGATCGTCCCGCCGAGAGCGGCTGTTGTGAAGGTCACCGGACAATCGGCGATCAGCGTCGTGCCTTCGCGGGCGTAAACCGGGTGCCGCTTCATGTGCACGAAGATGTAGAGGTCGCCGTTGGGCGCATTGCGAACGCCCGCCTCGCCTTCGCCGGCAACCCGGATCCGGGTGCCCTCGTCGACTCCGGCGGGGATTTTTACGGTCAGC from Sphingomonas anseongensis harbors:
- a CDS encoding MBL fold metallo-hydrolase, which encodes MRLAFLVSFAALTAAPAAAQDFSKVEIKVEKLAPGVAVLFGAGGNIGLSYGEDGNVVIDDQFAPLTDRILAAIKTVDADPVRFVINTHWHGDHTGGNANLGRAGAVILAQDNVRTRLMSDQVVRGDKVAASPKEALPVITYSDGVTVHLNGDDLKVVHVAHAHTDGDSLIRWTKADVLHMGDAFFNKISFPFIDLDSGGSIDGAIAAANKGLDLAGTTTIIVPGHGPIATRAELAAYREMLVDIRTKVAAGIQAGRSLAEIQASKPAAPYGMPDGFIKPDGFVETVYNSLKNPPKDAH
- a CDS encoding DUF7336 domain-containing protein: MEPLFVVLHSPPDTGKVKVIGIYSSEPRAQEAAQRAQALPGFVEDPDSFTVHRYEIDEDHWPRGFVRL
- the purB gene encoding adenylosuccinate lyase, encoding MVPRYSRPEMTAIWSPENRYRIWWQIEVFAAEAMGRIGMIPAEDAKTIRAAYDSNALGDIDVPAIDAIEAVTKHDVIAFLTWAGEKLGTEKRWLHQGMTSSDVLDTALAVQLKQAADILLADLGQLLEVLKRRAFEHKLTPTIGRSHGIHAEPVTFGLKLAQAYAEFDRNRDRLAAAREDIATCAISGAVGTFANIDPRVEEHVAGELGLKPEPVSTQVIPRDRHAMFFATLGVIASSMERLATEIRHLQRTEVLEAEEFFSPGQKGSSAMPHKRNPVLSENLTGLARMVRSYAIPAMENVALWHERDISHSSVERFIGPDATITLDFALARLTGLVDKLLVYPERMMKNLDRMGGLVHSQRVLLALTQAGLSREDSYSLVQRNAMKVWESDGQLSLLDLLKADPEVTSRLSASELEALFDLDYHLKNVDAIFERVFGRA